The Anaerolineae bacterium DNA window GGGGGTTCCGGCCAGGGCGCAGCCATTTTCGGTGATGAACAGTTTGGGGTTGCCATAGTTATCTTTAAGGTTCAACAGGGTGGCTGTGAGGCCAGGGGGGTTGATGCCCCAGCCTAGCTGGGTTTTACCCCAGGTAGGGGCGGAAACAAAATCCATCGCCGTTTTGGCCATGCCGCCCCGGTGAGCAAAACGAACGGCAAAGGTCATATAGTGGTTGACGCCCAAAAAGTCAAGGGGCTGGCTGATCAAGGCCAGGTCGCCCTGCTGAATACGGGGGGCATGCGGGCCAATCCACTCAAATAACATTTTCGGGTAACGCCCTTTGAACAAGGGATCAAGGAACAGGGCCTGGGAACTCTCATAAGCCCGTTGGCAGGCTGCCCGATCGGCTTCACTATCGCTGGCCGGTTGGCGATGCTGCAAATCCAAGACAATGCCAATTTCACCCTGATAGCCTCCCTCTCTAAAAACCTGCACCGCCCGACCGTGCGACAGGAGTAAGTGATGGGCTGTCTGAAAAGCCTGAGAAACATCGGCCAAACCGGGCGCAAAATCGCCAAAGGCATAACCCATAAAGGCCACCACAAACGGCTCGTTGTGGGTGGCCCACAGCCTCACCCGGTCGCCCAGGGTGTCGAACATCAGGCGGGCGTAATCGGCAAACCAGTCGGCACTATCGCGGTTGGGCCAGCCACCTTCATCCTGCAACGCTTGGGGAAAGTCCCAGTGATTGAGGGTGGCGTTAGGCGCAATCCCTACCTCAAGCAGTTTGTCAACCAGCCGGTCGTAAAAAGCCAGGCCTTTTTGATTGACCTGCCCCTTGCCTTGTGGCAGCA harbors:
- a CDS encoding beta-glucosidase, translated to MSLRQFPAGFLWGAATAAYQIEGAWNEDGKGESIWDRFCHSPYRIANGDTGDVACDHYHRMPEDVALMKELGLQTYRFSISWPRVLPQGKGQVNQKGLAFYDRLVDKLLEVGIAPNATLNHWDFPQALQDEGGWPNRDSADWFADYARLMFDTLGDRVRLWATHNEPFVVAFMGYAFGDFAPGLADVSQAFQTAHHLLLSHGRAVQVFREGGYQGEIGIVLDLQHRQPASDSEADRAACQRAYESSQALFLDPLFKGRYPKMLFEWIGPHAPRIQQGDLALISQPLDFLGVNHYMTFAVRFAHRGGMAKTAMDFVSAPTWGKTQLGWGINPPGLTATLLNLKDNYGNPKLFITENGCALAGTPAENGFEADWGRINYLRAHLLAAHQAIQAGVNLRGYYVWSLMDNFEWASGYEPRFGIVRVNYETGRRFPKQSAHWYSQVIAQNGVEE